Part of the Hevea brasiliensis isolate MT/VB/25A 57/8 chromosome 16, ASM3005281v1, whole genome shotgun sequence genome is shown below.
TTGAACAATGAATCTTGCCATCCTAATCAAATTGTTTGATTATCCTTCTTACATCATGATAAAAACCCCTCAGACTCACATTGTCAACCACTAAAACTCAAAGCAAGTTGGACCTCTAATCTTTCCATTCTCACTCTGTAAACAAATTGACTCATGTTTCCTAGAGGATAATAGTAGTTACAGTACTGTAATCAATCCATGGGCACCATGTAACTAACAAAAAATTGGCAAACATGCCAAGCAAAAAGTATCTCCACAAAAGAAGCaattcacaattcattcaattttAAAAAGCTTCATTTaatttccttcatgaaaattcaGAGTCTCTAGACAATCTTCATGTCTCTATTAGTTCATTCTACGATATTTCTGCATGGCCAAACTCAGTAATGTGAAATTCAGGAAACTTAAATGCCAATGAGTGATCCTATACTAATTCAATCTATTCTGTTTTGTTCCAAGACATACAAAATCTTTCAATACAAGGATATGTTTTTTTGGACAAACATGCTCCAAGAAAACAAGTACACAGATACCTGATGAGATATTGCGGAGGCCTTTGAACCTATTGGTAGCTCCTGAAACTTTCGCTTCTGTGTAGGACGTTTCTCCTTTTCAGGAATGGAGCTTGTACTAGGAGCTGGCAAATTGCTTGCAATTGACGTTGTAGGTCCAACTGTAGAAGTTGTTGGAGATGTTGACCGTCTAAGGGCTAGAGCAACTTGTTGCAGAGGTGTGGCCTGAGGATATATCCCGCCATATCCACTATAGCTTGTTCCTCCATTCACTAGTGGCTGGTGATGCCCAACCAAGTTCAGTTGAGGCTGCCCAGGGCTGACCATTGCCCCAGATTGATATACAGTCCCATGGGAAAAGGCAGAAGTTGTCCCATGGATTGCAACTGAAGAAGCTAGAATACGTGGTGGGGAGCTCATTGCTGACGATGTCAAACCAGCAGTTGGGCTTGTATTTACTTTATGCTCATTTCCAGAACTCTGAACCCCCACCAATATCTGCTGAGGTGGTGGAACAGCACCATAAACATTGTATGATGAAACCCTGTAAAACTTGGAAATACAGCCAAGATTTATCCACACAAAAAATTGCAAAATCCACAGCAATAATAAATGGATGCAAGTAGGATCACCAGGTTGTCAATAAATAAGACATTGGTGCAAAAAAGATGGGATGCTGAGATCTTAATGCACTGCAAAGGTAAAACTGATAGAAGAAAGAATTTGTATTTCTGAGAAGCACGATCAACATCAATCTATGGTTTGCAATGTATGCATGATACCATCATTGTTCATATCCTGATTACCTGGAGGCACCACATTCTAAACTAATAGTATCCAGAAGGTTTTCAGCCAAACGTTTTGCATCTTCAAGACTTTTTGAATTATTGGCGGACAGGAATAGATGAATTGGTTGCTGCCTTTCTGCACCAAAACAAAAATAACATAATATCATTAGACAAGTTCCACAAGGAAACATAGAGCAAATAGCGGAAATCAAATACTTGCAAGACTATTGCATACAACCAAAAAGTACCTCCACCACTTGGGCTTTCAAAATTTCCAGAGCCACGCCCTTTTAGTACAACAGTTGCTCCTGTTTCATTCATAATGTGATTTATATACTGGTCCTGCATGTACAAAACCAAACCACCAACAACACAAAAACAATCTCTCCCAATGATATGGAGATGTGAGAGAAAGCTTCAAACATTAGAATCTCTCATCTTCATCGaacatgataaaaaataaaaatcaactattcaaacagtgtagcttaaaccaagagatggGAAGCTAGACACATGTTAGGGCAACAAATATAACTCACATAGTACAACCACAAATGTACTACATATCTAAATTATGTGTAGAATGAAATTCCTGACAACAGTGCAACATGGTATGGATCTAGAATCTAAAATTAATAAGAACATATGAAACAATTCTGCCAAATCCTGCAAATGATAAAGAAAAACAACAGCAGCAGCAAAGAAAATAAAAACTTACATTTGGTCCACGTATTCGATCAGCAATGTTCAGTGATGAGTCTGCGTCAAAGCCCAAAAACACACACGTGCTCAGTGCCTGAGAAACCTTATTCTGTTAGAGATTTCAGTAGTGTGATAATAGCCTCAATGTCATCACTTATAAAGGGGGTACTTGCCATTGCTTTTGGAACTGTTTTTCACCCTTTAGATACTTTTCCAAAAAGCAGATAgaaattgtttcatttttattaCAGCCAAAACATGATAAAAACCTAAAAATCAATTTGTAATTGCTCCTAATCAATATATTTTAGAGGGTAATTTTTCAACAGCAAAACAGCAATGCCAAACATATCCAATAATGCAAGGCATGTATACCTTCACTCCACTGCCTGCAGCTGATGGAAAAGTGGCTAAAGAATTTTGTATGTTCGGACCCAGTTTCAGCATTTCTTCAACCATGGCAGCTGCACGATCAACTGCTAAAATCCTTTCTGCAGTGTCTTTTAACTGCACGGGTTGAATTCTGTTATTTACAGAACTTGGAAAAGAACAAGGGAAAGCAGCTTCTGTACAGcagaagtcctaaaaatattttgcaTCTTCCATAGAAAAATCAAAAGCTTGCCATAGGTTAACATATGTGATAAATGCCTTGCAGTTCTAAATATTAAGTATTGATAACCCCATACACCACATAAATAACTCAATCTGTCAATCATATACCAATAAATCACTCAAAGAATTTATCTTCTACTGACCAGGTTAAATATAATCTCTAATCAATAGTGGCATGGATCTTTTATCATCATATTGAAGATCATCACACAAGCAAGTTGTCAGACATAAGGCAAGCTCTTCATTAGTAGAAATCATAGTTGCATTGAGGCGAAAAATTTGCATGACTATATAACTTTAAATGCTTTATAAGAATCCATGAATTAAACTCACATGAGCCCCAGCAGATATGTGAAGATACAATGGCTTTTCACCATCAGGTGCTGCGTTTGGTGGACGATACTTGCCCCTGCAAAGAGAATCCAGTAACTCATGTTTCTATATAGCTGGCAATTCAACATAATCCATCAATTGTAATATGCACACAAAGAAAACTACAAAAACAATCCCTCAAATATGCCTTTAAGGATCTACTAACCTAGTTATAACCACAGCGCCAGTGCACTTCTGAATCTGCAAGGAAAATAAACAAATTATCAAGCTCTTGATAGAAGATAACAACTATTCTTCAACCCCAAAGAAAGAATTATCTTTCAATTATGCAAACCGAATGAAACAAGATATACCTCTTCCTGTGTCTGGCGCTTTGTAAGCTTGTAACGAACAGAAGACTCTGCATCATTTATTACAATTTCTCGTGCAATTATTAACTCATCCTGGATCTTAGgctgagacaaaaaaaaaaagtttacacAACCAAAGAGATATGAGATATACAAATATTTAACAGCAACTGCAACTATTTAAAACAgaaattgaaaatatttaaagTGTGCAAAACTGATGAAAAGTTGTTACTTTAAATGTGACTAGATTAAAATATTGAACAACAAGGCTTCTTGATTTCTTGAAAGTCTATAATTTCCGTTACAACACTCAGCAGAAGCAATGCGACAACCTTTTGGCAATATAGATACACTTACTCATGGGGAGCTATTCAAAGGGAAAATAGTTAATGGAGCTCACTTGATTTGATTTTGGGACTGCCATAGCATTGTTTTGTGGTATAGAAGGCACCTGATACGCTGGTGGACTGGTTGCACAATTAGCCACAAGTTGATTAGTTAAAAAAGTACCAGAGACTGAAGCAATCCCAGGAAGAGAGATTCCAGCAAGAGATCCAATGTTGCCTAATGGGAGAACACCAGACACCCCTGCAACTCCAGCTGAAACTAATGGCTCAGCAGGCTGATCCCACTTTCTCTTTTTCCTGAACCATGCACAAGCAGTTAGTAATAGCACGCAGCACATGGAACCAAAAAGTTCCGTGTGAATATACCAATAAAACTATAGGCATATCCATTAACTGAGTATCACAAATGTTGCCTAATGGGAGAACACCAGACATCCCTGCAACTCCAGCTGAAAGTAATGGCTCAGCAGGCTGATCCCACTTTCTCTTTTTCCTGAACCATGCACCAGCAGTTAGTAATAGCACGCAGCACATGGAACCAAAAAGTTCTGTGTGAATATACCAATAAAACTATAGGCATATCCATTAACTGAGTATCACAAATATTTAAAAACATAGGATCAAAATCAAGGCTCTATCAACATTGGAATTTCACCCACAGTGTCAATGCCTATATAAGCAGCTATATTGcattatcaattttcaaaatatataagATATGTCAGTGGCTGTAATGATAGGTCTAACCTAATTGTGATCACATAACAATTATGATTACATTTTTGGTTGCCTTTTTTAAACCGAAAAGCAAGTAAAATGTTGCactcattacattataaattatGAAGGCATGGATGCAGGAAAAATGATGCAATAGCTActctttttataataaaaaaatgcattaaaaatttaaaagtatcagcCAAGTATGAGTAAAATTAATTGAAAGGATCTTATAACATTTGTCATGTTAATTCTTTGTGATAAATATTAAATGATGATTACACATCTTTTCATTAAAAATGCAAATGATGTGCATAAACTCTCCAATACATTAGAGCAAATCAAACATCAGTATAAATCTTCCACCTTTTGATTCTTTAACCGATGCTACCCATCAAACAAAGATAAGTGGCTGTTAATACATGCAAAATACATTATTGACTAATTACCTAGTTCAATACCATCACTTCAATAAAATGACATCTTAAGATTTTAACAAAAAAATTGAAGGGAAAATAAACCAATCCTTCGACCATGCATACAAACTATTTAGAGCGATAACGACATAGCTATAAACCCTAATCAAGATCAATCAGCTCGAAAAAGAAAAGGAGGGAATAAAGCACGGGTAAAAGCAAAATCGTTTTACTAGTTAATAATGTCGTGAGAAATAGGGTTCTTCTTCTTAAGTTCAATCGTTTGTTTACGTTCTATTACCTTTGCCTCGATTGTGAAGCATCGGTGTTCGCAGTGGACTCTTCCGAGGAAACCCTAGTGCTAGTCTCCTCTGTCATGATGTTTTTTCTTGGTATTTTAGGTTTCGGCCGGAAAActttggagtttttttttttcttttattggtgGCCGCGGTGGAAGTGGAATCCGGGGAGAGGAGGTGGCGCGGTGAATTCTTTTACCTATTCGTGGTAGAGTGGCGTTGGGTGGGACTCGTGTGAGGTGTAGATGTATGGACAGCCAATTGCTGTACGACTCGTTGAGGAAAGAAGAATTACGTGGCAACTGCTGATAAAATAATAACTTTAATCTCAATAATTGTCTGCAATTACAAGCGACAACCTAAAATTAGACCAATCAAGGGCCGATTCGGCCTTTGAATACGACTGGGATCAATTTGGGTAAAACACAAAACAACTCCTAATCAATGGTTTAAAGTCTAAAATCGGCCCTAAATCGATAATAGAGAGCCGATTAAGACTCTCATTTCTTGAATTGAGCCAAGAATTAGCTGAttcaaaaatttattttctttttttttttcttgaatttaTATTGAACTTATGTTAATTTCTCacattaaaaactaaattatttagtttattaatGATATCTAAAAGTTTATTATAGTTTAATAATGTTTAGGGTAGATTTGAAACCGTCCTGAAATCATTTTGAGctggaattattttgaattgaaataaTTTCAAACTGAATCGTGAAGTCAGCCGAATCGTGAAGTCAGCCGAGTCATGAAGCCCGCTGAACCGGCAATTCTGGCCGAAACTGGACCAAAACCGGGCCCCTATCCGGGTCTGCCTAAAACCCTAGTTGTCTCTGCTTTTCTCACCCTCTATTCCTATGTATCATCATCACTAAACCCTAGCTACTCCAGTTTTAAGCGTGTCCTTTTGTactgtttgtaattggagaaaatggaAGGGGATGCAGAAGAGAGGCAGATTCAAGCACGATTCGTTACAAAACTGAAAACTCCATACAAAGTCCCAGCAACTGCCATTACCATCCCAGCTAATCTCACCCGTCTCGGCCTCTCCACCATCGTCAGTAGCCTCCTCAATGCCGGTATTGTTAGATTAAATTTTAAGCAAATGAAATGTTGAAAAATTGTATATTAGTTTTGAGAAAGCGAAGTCATTTTGAATTTCATGCTTAAATTTATGCCATTTGCCCATTTCTTTGGTTTTAGCTGAATCTTCTTCACCCCTCCACTTATGACTTTAAAATGTTTTTCACTTTGCTCTGTGGTGTTGTTAAAGTTTGAGAGGTGGTTGTGGCAGGGAATCCTGATTGGGAGAATCAACCATTTGATTTTCTTATTGATGGAGAGCTTGTTCGAATGTCACTTGAGCAGTTTCTTCTTGCTAAGGGCATTTCCGCGGTAATTAACTCTGGCCCTTTTTATGTTGCAAGTACAACAATCGGTTTGTTCCAATAATGTGTGACTTCCTTGAAACAAAAGAGAAATGAAGAGCTGAAATAGAATGCTAAATGATCTCTTGATATAATAAAATGTGCAATACAACTTATGGAAGCTTGATTTTGTTGGCCATTCATTGGAGTATGGTGTTACTTGTGCAAGTTGATAATGGTAGCTTTCTTTAGCATATTAAAATTGCTTGAGACCCTTTTAATTCCAAGGAATTGCAATTGCTTGAAAGCTAGGTTGATGAAATCTTCTAATTTTAAGTAACTGTAGTTGAGCTATCCCCACATacattaccaggaattgtgatcTATTACAGGAGAAGATAATAGAAATTGAATACATTAAGGCAGTTGTCCCTCGGAAACAGGAGGAGCCTTCTTTGCATGATGACTGGGTCAGTGCAGCTGATGGTTCTTGTCCTCGGTAAGCATGGATTCTTTACTTCTTGTTCTTGATAGTATTTACATAGCAGAAGCTTTTTGACGACAGGGTTTTGTTAACGACCTTTATCTTTTAATTTCAGGTGTGATAATCTTTTAAGTGAACATAGATTTGTTCTGTTTCTGCACTATTGCACAAAGATATTATAGCCGATATTGGTTTTATTTAATCTGGAAATAGGCCTAAGGGTTTTATTTAATCTAGGCTCCTTTCTAAACTTTTGTTCCTCATTCCTATATTATTTGTGCCTTAAGACAGCTGAATTAGTTCTCCCGCATAATTTTGCTTAGGCAGATTGAGACATATTGTTTTTACTATTAGAAGAAGTATCAACTATATTATgaatatgtgattttctccaTCTTTGAAGTCAAATTCATCAGAGCAAGCTTTCGTAACGGCATTTCGGAGCACAGCccggaaaaaaaattattttctttccagTTCAACAATTATGGTTGTATATATTGAATGTTAATGTTTATGTTGAACACTCTGAACAATTTGTAGATGAAGTACATGTAACAATTCAAACTTCAAAGGTGGCAACCTTAGCAGAAAATGTAATTTGAGTAGCTCTCATGTATTCCTGCACTTATAACATGTCATACTAGGTTACGGACTCATGCTGCATTAGAGAGAAAGGCAATGCATCgtaatcttaactttgaatataaAGCCATGATTGAATTATTTTGTAATTACAGTTGTAAGTTTCAATGTATCATCGGAAACTGCTCTAAGTTGTGGTTTTTGGTAGGTTCATTTTGACAGGGTGCTATGATGGTCTTGGAAGGTGAAATATAAACAGAAGctttgtgtatcctttctagacATTGAACTTCTTTATGTTttcttcttgcattttcttgattATTTTCTTCTCATAATGTGTTATGAAATGAATTTATGCCAGGTTTTTTGTTCATATTATTTAGGGTGTGGAAAGCTGCTGGCCTATGTACACATATGCTAGAGGGACACAGTGATGCAATTACTTCTGTTAGTATCATTTTCTCAGGAGGTATGAACAAGAAACTATCAGTTCTTGCTGAAAGTGGCTTTATTAGCTCTTCTGTGGCTACTTGTTTAAAAATGGTGTAGTTGCTTTTCTATATAATATCAAACAAGAATGAATACACAGATTCGTAATAAACTATTTAATGTTAACCAATCTGTGATCACTCGTTGAATATTGTATATATGGTTTCTTTTCAAGTTTCATTGAACATGCTTGTAACTCCATTCTGATGATCAACTGTCTTTCTAGTAATAAAGAGGATAAAATCTGCTCAATGTATCTCATTCCAGTAGCTAATATGTAATAAATTCAGCATATAGCTATAATTTTTCATCTGACTTCAAAAATTGTTTGTGACAAAAGGTTCTAAAAATATAAAGTTTTTTATAGCAGGGGAAATAATTCTGTCACCATGCTTATAAAGTGCACTTCTACGTTAGTTCCTTAGATGTGTGGACATCtaattcttttcctttattgttcTTCTCGATTAGATTTGTTTTaatcaaaatttccttttgatgttatTGATTCTTTTCATTTCTAGGTTCATTTTAGTTTTCTTTTAGGCTGTTTAAACTCTAAATTTAGCTTTGTTTTGTAACAAAAAGGAAAAACTGGTTTTGTCACATGTTTCGTTATGGTGATGTAAAACCTTTCACTGGGAATTCTGTTCAATATGTCTTGAATCTTCTGCATGTTTCTTACATCTTCAGGATTGGATATATTGGTGATAATATCATGCACATTTATCTTCATTTGCTTGTTTATTGAGTGCTCAATTATTTGTTTTGTTCAAGTTGTGGTTGACTGAAAGCTGATCCTTCATTGATTGGGTTGTGTCTTGATGTGTAGCTGAGGATAGTTTTACGGTAGCCACTGCCTCAAAAGATCAAACTCTCAGGCTTTGGAAGGTAATGGGACCAAAATTACTGTTTTATAAAAGTGAAGTTGTCCTGTTACTTAGTGCATTCCCTTTCTCCTGAAAGTTTGATACAGAAGAACCTGAAAATTCTCCTGCAAACATTAGGGCTTTCAAAATTTTGCGTGGGCATAATGCATCTGTGCAAAGTGTTGCTGCTGAAACTTCTGGAAGCATGGTCTTTTCTATCACTTTTGTCCCCGTTGATACTAATATTTTTGTGGTTGACTTTAGAACTTAAGTTCATTTCTTCCTTGTTTATGGTTATTTATAACTTAGATTTGTTCGGGTTCTTGGGATTGTACGATCAATTTATGGAAGACGGATGAGTCCGATACAGAAGGTGATTTAGTGTCAATTAAGAAGAGAAAAGTGAAAAACAAAGCCAAGGAATCTCAGTTGGAGGTATTGGATGCCTCGAATCTTTTATTTGTTTGCCACCTACTTATGCTTGTCTCACTTGTTTCCAAAGTTTTCGATAACAAACAAAATTTCTTCATGGGTCAATAACAACTTAACTTGAGTGGGTTTGACTCTGAAACAAGATGGCGTTGATACGTCTGATGTGTTCCCTCGTGGGAAAAAAATTATTTGCTGAGACAGAAATAAAGATATCAAATTTCTGCCAAGATAGCTGGAAATTCCAACCAATAAAAATCCCAATGAACCTATTTACTGAAACTCATGATTCTTAATTTGTTAAACATTGCAAACACTTCTCATAATCCTGTTTATGAGACAAAATACTTCTCATGCTGTGAAAAAGGAATGGACTAATTTTAAATAGTGAAATAATGGTCTCATTTTGGGTTACATCTTTGTATTCCCTAGTCATCAAAGCATTGTTTCCTTGTAACAGACATAGAAAAGGCATTTCCTTTTGAAGAGAACTTGAAAGATTCTTTCATCTTTTGGGTGAGGGCATGCTGTAGGTTGCTTGTATTCTTTTTGCATTTGTGAGCTTGAGCTGAGGCTTAAGAATTTATCGTTTctctcaattattattattattattattattattattattattattattattattattattattcatggCATCTATTGCACTCAGGGGGAGGCTTGGCATCTATTGCACTCAGGGGGAGGCtatgtcattattattattattattattattattattattattattattattatggcatCTATTGCACTCAGGGGGAGGCTATGTCCACACTTGTGGGCCATACACAACGTGTATCCTCTGTTGTTTGGCCAGAACATGAAACAATCTACTCTGCATCATGGGATCACTCTATCAGACGTTGGGATGTTGAGACAGGCAAAGATTCAGCAAAAATAGCATGTGTGGATAATCTTTCACTGCCTCTCTCTCTCCATCACACAAGCACATTGATTTGCATGTTTGCATTCATGTTTATGAAACTCCCattaatgttttaaatacttacatatgTCCTACTTATGCAGTTCTGTGGAAAAGCTCTCAACTACCTTCATGTTGGAGGTGAAGGTTCAGCTCTCATTGCTGCTGGGGCCTCTGACCCCATCCTTAGGATATGGGATCCACGAAAACCAGTTATGTTCAATTATGTAAGTCTCATCTCTGTATGTGTTCTGTCTCTCTCTCACATTTACATTTTTATTATTCTTGTAGGAACTTCTGCTCCTATTTATCAGTTCTGTTCTCACACTTCTTGGGTTTCGGCTTGCAAGTGGCATGATAAATCTTGGTTTCATTTACTTTCTGCATCCTATGATGGGAAAGTTATGTTGTGGGATCTAAGAACTGCGGTAGTGTATGCTCTTTTACTTTCAACTATCTCTGGCTTTGCCTAGACCAAATAAACAAGTGAAGTGACTTAGTTTCACTCTTCTGCATTGCAATTCTGAGTAGCATAGTAGTGTTCTGAATAGTTTGTTGTCGTTGCAGTGGCCTCTGGCTGTTATTGAATCACACGAAGACAAGGTATGATACTATCTGTTGCACCTATTTATGTCTTTATCTTGAAAGTATTCAGATTTTTATTTACGTGGGAGTATGTAATGTAATTTAGGTGCTATGTGTTGATTGGTGGAGGGGTGACAATTTAGTCAGTGGTGGGGTTGACTGCAAGCTATGCATTTCTTCTGATTCTTCTGTGCAGTAAGGTAAGAATTGTAATGCATTTATTTGGCTATAGATATGTTATAAATTTAGTTTAAAAAATGGCTTCTCTTCCCATCCCAATGCTTTTTCCTCTCTTTTGACATTGCATTCTGGGCATAAGGTGTATGACAGTATTTGTGTGTCTTAAGTTTGGATGAGGTCAGGCTACTGCTATTTGGAAGCTGCTTTGTTCCCCCCTTTTCTCTTTTAGAAGGGAAGAGTTAAAAGTACTTCACTTGTTTTCCTTTGTATTTTGAGAATATGCTTGTTTGAAACAAGTCACCTTTGGCAGATAGTAAGCTTGCATATGCTTAAAATGCAACATGATCATTTTAGGTATTTTACTTGCCTATCCATTGTTCAGTTCTTGATGGGTGCAGTTGTTGTTATCTTTTGATTAATAACTCCACCGTTTGAATCCATTGATTGCGTTCTGGAGTATGCTTTTACTTTTGTGACTGAAACTTCTTCTGTATTGGATGACTGAAGAATGTTAATATAGCTGGAAAATGTGTCATTCATTACCCCATTAAATGACTAAACTTCTGTGTCTTTTTTCTTCTTAAGGGAAGAATTATAGAGATAGATGGAAGTAACTTCTGGAGAAGATGTTTTTGATACTGAAGGAACATTTTCTGTCTCGGCCTTGTTAACTCAAGCGAGATGGGGAAACCTGATTCTGCATCAACTGCGGAGCTGAAGCTGATTGAAGAGTTTAAACTCTAGTCAATTTTGTTCAAGACGCTTTGATGTAATGTGAATAGTAGCAACCCTgatttagtgtttttttttttttttggctgggGTGCTTCTGAGAGTACGGTGGATCACTGAGCCAagaattttttgataaaattatatatacCGAGAGAAATTGATTTGTTAGGTTTTAGTTTTGGTGGAAAATTGATTTGTAGAAATGGAAAATTAGACTTCAGCACAAGTGTTATGCATTTGGTGGCTgtgtctttttctttttgttgatgATGAATTAATGATGGATATTAACATAAtctttcatcaattattttcatcacTAGTCATCAAACGATTCTGATGAAAGATGAGTTGGGAAAGGCAATACGAAAGCACGTATAGATGATTTTCCCAACTTTTCCAAGTCTCGTAGGGCtccgtttatttatttatttattttacagaatatataatatatgaa
Proteins encoded:
- the LOC110658896 gene encoding protein RIK isoform X3; its protein translation is MTEETSTRVSSEESTANTDASQSRQRKKRKWDQPAEPLLSAGVAGMSGVLPLGNICDTQKKRKWDQPAEPLVSAGVAGVSGVLPLGNIGSLAGISLPGIASVSGTFLTNQLVANCATSPPAYQVPSIPQNNAMAVPKSNQPKIQDELIIAREIVINDAESSVRYKLTKRQTQEEIQKCTGAVVITRGKYRPPNAAPDGEKPLYLHISAGAHLKDTAERILAVDRAAAMVEEMLKLGPNIQNSLATFPSAAGSGVKALSTCVFLGFDADSSLNIADRIRGPNDQYINHIMNETGATVVLKGRGSGNFESPSGGERQQPIHLFLSANNSKSLEDAKRLAENLLDTISLECGASRVSSYNVYGAVPPPQQILVGVQSSGNEHKVNTSPTAGLTSSAMSSPPRILASSVAIHGTTSAFSHGTVYQSGAMVSPGQPQLNLVGHHQPLVNGGTSYSGYGGIYPQATPLQQVALALRRSTSPTTSTVGPTTSIASNLPAPSTSSIPEKEKRPTQKRKFQELPIGSKASAISHQVFSLTF
- the LOC110658896 gene encoding protein RIK isoform X2; the encoded protein is MTEETSTRVSSEESTANTDASQSRQRKKRKWDQPAEPLVSAGVAGVSGVLPLGNIGSLAGISLPGIASVSGTFLTNQLVANCATSPPAYQVPSIPQNNAMAVPKSNQPKIQDELIIAREIVINDAESSVRYKLTKRQTQEEIQKCTGAVVITRGKYRPPNAAPDGEKPLYLHISAGAHLKDTAERILAVDRAAAMVEEMLKLGPNIQNSLATFPSAAGSGVKALSTCVFLGFDADSSLNIADRIRGPNDQYINHIMNETGATVVLKGRGSGNFESPSGGERQQPIHLFLSANNSKSLEDAKRLAENLLDTISLECGASRVSSYNVYGAVPPPQQILVGVQSSGNEHKVNTSPTAGLTSSAMSSPPRILASSVAIHGTTSAFSHGTVYQSGAMVSPGQPQLNLVGHHQPLVNGGTSYSGYGGIYPQATPLQQVALALRRSTSPTTSTVGPTTSIASNLPAPSTSSIPEKEKRPTQKRKFQELPIGSKASAISHQGSKLLKPGEQALADGVRNTSTMPASKKLVQPSLNGMPPPAPQNMPPPPPRTMSLPPLSNGMPLPPPRTMPPPPPPPPPKFSSSNTGDRLQTKSTVSHKSKSDTVAVVSDTLVKLMEYGEEDDDGEETSEESDPGNSSTVAVRKPFWAL
- the LOC110658896 gene encoding protein RIK isoform X1, with protein sequence MTEETSTRVSSEESTANTDASQSRQRKKRKWDQPAEPLLSAGVAGMSGVLPLGNICDTQKKRKWDQPAEPLVSAGVAGVSGVLPLGNIGSLAGISLPGIASVSGTFLTNQLVANCATSPPAYQVPSIPQNNAMAVPKSNQPKIQDELIIAREIVINDAESSVRYKLTKRQTQEEIQKCTGAVVITRGKYRPPNAAPDGEKPLYLHISAGAHLKDTAERILAVDRAAAMVEEMLKLGPNIQNSLATFPSAAGSGVKALSTCVFLGFDADSSLNIADRIRGPNDQYINHIMNETGATVVLKGRGSGNFESPSGGERQQPIHLFLSANNSKSLEDAKRLAENLLDTISLECGASRVSSYNVYGAVPPPQQILVGVQSSGNEHKVNTSPTAGLTSSAMSSPPRILASSVAIHGTTSAFSHGTVYQSGAMVSPGQPQLNLVGHHQPLVNGGTSYSGYGGIYPQATPLQQVALALRRSTSPTTSTVGPTTSIASNLPAPSTSSIPEKEKRPTQKRKFQELPIGSKASAISHQGSKLLKPGEQALADGVRNTSTMPASKKLVQPSLNGMPPPAPQNMPPPPPRTMSLPPLSNGMPLPPPRTMPPPPPPPPPKFSSSNTGDRLQTKSTVSHKSKSDTVAVVSDTLVKLMEYGEEDDDGEETSEESDPGNSSTVAVRKPFWAL